In Dehalococcoidia bacterium, the following are encoded in one genomic region:
- a CDS encoding tetratricopeptide repeat protein, whose protein sequence is MVFRETDESRIIKEKTRVAVSLAMEGNWSEAVAINREILNSLPDNVESLNRLGKALIELNQFDEALEAFTKVLSINPGNTIAAKNINRLNWANANKSDITPSTNTSVRSLSAKFFIGQSGKSVEVTLSESSVNCDPSPGTPITLAIEGNTIVALDQSNNRLGYVPSKLSRRLICLMDGGNKYDGAISGRSEGALRAILRECYQDPNQRSKISFPPTASWDLISIEEPVQIEQDSEIINHLQNVDEVFETDQDSNQLVLVGASIQLEDNPDDDLLIEDLEEEIAN, encoded by the coding sequence ATGGTTTTTCGAGAAACAGACGAATCAAGAATCATAAAGGAAAAAACTAGAGTGGCCGTAAGCCTTGCCATGGAAGGAAATTGGTCAGAAGCAGTGGCAATCAATCGGGAAATCTTAAATTCTTTGCCTGATAACGTTGAATCACTAAATCGGCTAGGGAAAGCACTTATTGAACTCAATCAATTCGATGAAGCTCTCGAAGCATTTACTAAGGTTTTAAGCATAAATCCTGGGAACACCATAGCTGCAAAAAATATAAATCGATTAAATTGGGCGAACGCTAATAAATCTGATATTACTCCTTCAACTAACACTTCTGTAAGGAGTCTCTCTGCTAAATTTTTCATAGGACAAAGTGGAAAATCCGTTGAAGTTACTTTAAGTGAAAGCTCCGTAAATTGTGACCCTTCACCTGGTACTCCAATTACGCTCGCAATTGAGGGAAATACAATTGTAGCCTTGGACCAAAGTAATAATCGATTGGGATATGTACCTTCAAAATTATCTCGCAGATTAATATGTCTTATGGATGGCGGGAATAAATATGATGGTGCCATTTCAGGGCGTTCTGAAGGAGCACTACGCGCAATATTAAGAGAATGCTACCAAGATCCTAACCAACGCTCCAAAATTTCATTCCCTCCAACTGCCTCATGGGATTTAATTTCAATCGAAGAACCTGTTCAAATTGAACAAGATTCTGAAATTATTAACCATCTACAAAATGTGGACGAGGTTTTTGAAACTGATCAAGATTCCAATCAATTGGTTTTAGTTGGAGCGAGTATTCAGTTAGAAGACAACCCCGACGATGATTTATTGATAGAGGATTTGGAAGAAGAAATCGCGAATTAA
- a CDS encoding CoA-binding protein, which yields MSTVEEILLRTKVIAVVGLSNDPTRSSYGVAQYLQRNGYRIIPINPKLTEPVLGEKPYGRLEELTEHVDLVDIFRRSIDVPPVIDSAIAIGASAVWMQLGIVHNEAAKKAADYGLDVVMDKCTAIEHRFLNIKPTTNS from the coding sequence ATGTCTACAGTCGAAGAAATATTGCTGCGAACCAAAGTAATTGCAGTTGTAGGACTATCAAATGATCCTACGCGCTCCTCCTACGGAGTAGCACAATATCTTCAAAGAAATGGATATCGCATAATTCCTATTAACCCTAAATTAACTGAGCCAGTGCTTGGAGAAAAACCTTACGGAAGACTTGAAGAATTAACTGAACATGTAGACCTTGTTGATATCTTCCGAAGGTCTATCGACGTACCGCCTGTGATTGACTCAGCTATAGCAATCGGCGCGTCTGCAGTTTGGATGCAATTAGGAATAGTTCACAACGAAGCTGCAAAAAAAGCAGCCGATTATGGATTAGATGTTGTTATGGATAAATGTACTGCGATAGAACACCGATTTTTAAATATCAAACCCACAACAAATAGTTAA